The following are from one region of the Juglans regia cultivar Chandler chromosome 10, Walnut 2.0, whole genome shotgun sequence genome:
- the LOC109004613 gene encoding L-ascorbate oxidase-like, producing the protein MAAGNLQCRGFMLKFLGLYLLTYLQYYSQIAEARIRHYKWDVKYEYKSPDCYKKLVITINGRTPGPTIVAQQNDTIIVEVKNSLITENLAIHWHGIRQRETPWSDGTEGVTQCPILPGETFKYQFKVDRPGTYLYHAHYGMQRTAGLYGLIRVSVPDGDSEPFAYDYDRSIILNDWYHNSTYEQATGLSSTNFVWVGEPQSLLIHGKGKFNCSSTVASSPSWVCNESNPECSPYVITVIPGKTYRLRIASLTALSALSFEIEGHNMTVVEADGHNVEPFVVKNLYIYSGETYSVLIKADQAPSRNYWMTTNVVSRIPKTSAGLAILNYYPNHPRRSPPTVPPTGPIWNDTEPRLAQSQAIKSHQSYIHSPPPTSDRVIVFLNTQNTIDGYRRWSVNNVSFNLPHTPYLVALKLNLHHVFEQTRPRTGYDFKNYDIYRKHNNSNATSSNAIYRLHFNATVDIILQNANTMNDNDSETHPWHLHGHDFWVLGHGKGKFDIYKDPRQYNLVNPIMKNTVPLHPYGWTALRFKADNPGVWAFHCHIESHFYMGMGVVFEEGIERVGNLPSSIMGCGDTRGLGRP; encoded by the exons ATGGCCGCAGGCAATTTGCAGTGCAGAGGATTTATGTTGAAGTTTCTAGGTTTGTATTTATTAACTTATTTGCAGTACTACTCTCAAATTGCTGAGGCCAGAATTCGGCATTACAAATGGGACGTGAAATACGAGTACAAGTCCCCTGATTGCTACAAGAAGCTGGTTATCACCATCAATGGGAGAACTCCAGGACCCACAATCGTAGCCCAGCAAAACGATACCATTATTGTTGAGGTTAAGAACAGCCTGATTACAGAAAACCTTGCAATCCATTGGCATGGAATCCGACAG CGTGAAACACCCTGGAGTGATGGAACGGAGGGGGTGACTCAGTGCCCCATATTGCCTGGGGAGACTTTCAAATACCAGTTTAAGGTCGATAGG CCTGGGACTTATCTGTACCACGCGCACTATGGAATGCAAAGAACAGCAGGATTATACGGATTAATCCGTGTATCAGTTCCTGATGGAGACTCAGAACCCTTTGCATATGATTATGATCGGAGCATTATTCTGAATGATTGGTACCACAACAGCACTTACGAACAAGCCACTGGATTGTCTTCCACTAATTTTGTATGGGTTGGGGAGCCTCAG TCACTTCTGATtcatggaaaaggaaaattcaACTGCTCCAGTACTGTTGCCAGTAGTCCATCCTGGGTTTGTAATGAATCAAACCCAGAATGCTCTCCTTATGTAATAACAGTAATCCCGGGGAAAACATATCGACTAAGGATCGCTAGCTTAACTGCTCTATCCGCTCTTAGTTTTGAAATAGAG GGCCATAATATGACCGTGGTTGAGGCAGATGGACACAATGTAGAGCCATTTGTAGTGAAAAACCTTTACATATACTCTGGAGAGACATACTCTGTCCTTATAAAAGCTGATCAAGCACCTTCAAGAAATTATTGGATGACAACAAATGTGGTTAGCCGCATTCCTAAGACCTCCGCCGGCTTAGCCATTCTCAACTACTACCCGAACCATCCACGGCGATCCCCTCCGACGGTTCCGCCAACTGGCCCTATTTGGAATGATACCGAACCCCGGTTGGCTCAAAGTCAAGCCATCAAGTCTCACCAGAGTTACATCCACAGCCCTCCCCCAACATCAGATAGAGTCATCGTGTTTCTCAACACGCAAAACACCATAGATGGTTATCGTCGTTGGTCTGTAAACAATGTCTCTTTCAACCTCCCCCACACCCCTTACCTTGTCGCACTTAAGCTGAACTTGCACCATGTGTTCGAGCAGACTCGTCCTCGTACAGGGTACGACTTTAAGAACTACGACATTTACAGGAAGCACAACAACTCAAACGCAACTTCTAGCAATGCCATCTACCGATTACATTTCAATGCCACAGTAGATATCATACTGCAAAATGCAAACACGATGAATGATAACGATAGTGAGACTCATCCATGGCATCTCCACGGGCACGATTTTTGGGTGCTAGGCCATGGAAAAGGCAAGTTCGACATCTACAAGGACCCAAGACAGTATAATTTGGTGAACCCAATAATGAAGAACACAGTGCCTCTTCATCCATATGGTTGGACAGCGTTGAGGTTCAAGGCAGATAACCCTGGTGTTTGGGCTTTCCATTGCCATATAGAGTCTCATTTCTACATGGGCATGGGAGTTGTGTTTGAAGAAGGGATAGAGAGGGTGGGAAATTTGCCTTCATCGATTATGGGCTGCGGTGATACCAGAGGATTGGGCAGGCCCTAG
- the LOC109018267 gene encoding bifunctional aspartate aminotransferase and glutamate/aspartate-prephenate aminotransferase-like: MALSLRSSSTIPPCLRFGGEFLGLNSSSEPTFRSLSFTSHLRSPSLTSFEGTRLVKPRVVSAVVREQIGLDPMELDISLSHRVNSVKPSKTMAITDQATALAQAGVPVIRLTAGEPDFDTPAPIAEAGINAIREGYTRYTPNAGNMDLRRAICHKLKEENGISYTPNQVLVSNGAKQSIHQALLAICSPRDEVIIPAPFWVSYPEMARLADATPVILPTSLSENFLLDPKLLESKLTEKSRLLILCSPSNPTGSVYPKRLLEEIAQVVAKHPRLLVLSDEIYEHIIYAPATHTSFASLPGMWERTLTVNGFSKAFAMTGWRLGYLAGPKHFVAACGKIQSQFTSGASSISQKAAVAALGMGYAGGEAVSTMVKAFMERRDFLVKSLGELEGVKISEPQGAFYLFLDFSFYYGTDARGFGKIENSESLCRYLLDKGQVALVPGSAFGDDSCIRISYAESLTTLEAAVERIKKAIISLRPAFPV, encoded by the exons ATGGCTCTGTCGCTACGGAGCTCATCCACCATTCCACCATGTCTCCGTTTCGGTGGCGAATTCCTCGGACTAAACTCCAGTTCGGAGCCCACTTTCAGATCCCTGTCTTTCACCTCTCATCTCCGCTCCCCCTCTCTCAC GTCTTTTGAGGGTACGAGACTGGTGAAACCCCGCGTAGTAAGTGCGGTTGTGAGGGAGCAAATTGGGCTTGACCCGATGGAGCTTGATATCTCTCTTAGCCACAGAGTGAATTCTGTGAAGCCTTCAAAAACGATGGCCATAACGGACCAGGCCACGGCTCTCGCACAAGCTGGCGTACCTGTCATTCGGTTAACCGCCGGAGAACCCGATTTCGATACCCCAGCTCCCATAGCTGAG GCGGGGATAAATGCGATTCGAGAGGGTTACACGAGATATACTCCGAATGCCGGGAATATGGATCTCCGCCGAGCAATTTGTCACAAGTTGAAGG AGGAGAATGGGATCTCTTACACGCCTAATCAGGTTTTGGTCAGCAACGGGGCCAAGCAGAGCATTCATCAAGCCTTGCTTGCAATTTGTTCCCCCAGAGATGAG GTTATAATTCCAGCTCCATTTTGGGTGAGTTACCCGGAAATGGCAAGGTTGGCTGATGCAACACCTGTGATTCTTCCGACAAGCCTCTCcgaaaattttcttttggatcCAAAGCTCCTTGAATCCAAACTCACTGAAAAGTCGAGACTGCTGATTCTTTGCTCTCCATCCAACCCAACAGGATCTGTTTACCCCAAGAGATTGCTTGAAGAGATTGCTCAAGTTGTGGCAAAGCATCCCCGGCTTCTG GTGCTGTCTGATGAAATATATGAACACATAATCTATGCTCCAGCAACTCATACAAGCTTTGCTTCCTTGCCTGGCATGTGGGAGAGGACTCTGACAGTCAATGGATTTTCGAAG GCCTTTGCAATGACTGGTTGGCGACTTGGATATCTTGCTGGTCCAAAACACTTTGTTGCCGCATGTGGAAAGATCCAGAGTCAg TTCACTTCAGGCGCTAGTAGTATCTCACAGAAAGCGGCAGTAGCAGCACTAGGAATGGGTTATGCCGGTGGGGAAGCTGTTTCTACCATGGTAAAAGCATTCATGGAGAGGCGGGATTTCTTGGTTAAAAGCCTTGGGGAACTGGAGGGTGTCAAGATATCAGAACCCCAG GGAGCTTTCTATCTCTTCCTTGATTTCAGCTTTTACTATGGGACTGATGCCAGAGGATTTGGTAAAATTGAGAATTCTGAGTCGCTCTGCCGATACCTACTGGATAAGGGTCAG GTTGCGCTAGTGCCCGGGAGTGCATTCGGGGATGACAGCTGCATCCGCATCTCTTATGCAGAATCCCTCACAACCCTTGAGGCTGCTGTGGAGAGAATTAAGAAAGCCATTATCTCGCTCAGGCCTGCTTTCCCGGTTTGA
- the LOC108987595 gene encoding protein NEN4-like, protein METSTSGREGKAEIVFFDMETTVPNRGWKRFWVLEFGAIVVCPQKLVEIDSYSTLVRPKDLSVVSLKSGRCDGITRKVVANAPDFEDVADKIFSILNGRVWAGHNIRRFDCIRIKEAFAEIGKPAPQPAGMIDSLGVLTDKFGRRAGNMKMETLAAYFGLGQQKHRSLDDVRMNLEVLKHCATVLFLESSLPSALHGKWQLGSSTVMTRSRTNGKT, encoded by the exons ATGGAGACCTCTACGTCAGGCAGAGAAGGTAAAGCAGAGATTGTGTTCTTCGACATGGAAACAACAGTACCCAACAGAGGTTGGAAACGGTTCTGGGTGTTGGAGTTTGGAGCAATCGTGGTTTGCCCGCAGAAACTTGTTGAAATAGATAGCTATAGCACGCTCGTGAGACCCAAGGATTTGTCAGTGGTGTCATTGAAGTCCGGACGATGTGATGGAATAACTAGGAAAGTTGTTGCAAATGCACCGGATTTTGAAGATGTTGCAGACAAGATATTCAGTATTCTGAATGGCAGGGTGTGGGCAGGCCACAACATTCGAAGATTTGACTGCATTCGTATTAAGGAGGCCTTTGCTGAGATTGGAAAGCCTGCACCACAACCGGCGGGGATGATTGATTCTTTAGGGGTCTTAACCGACAAGTTTGGCAGAAGAGCTGGAAATATGAAG aTGGAAACATTGGCTGCTTACTTTGGGCTTGGGCAGCAAAAGCACag GAGCCTGGACGATGTTCGGATGAACTTGGAAGTCCTCAAGCATTGTGCAACAGTGCTATTCTTG GAATCGAGTCTCCCAAGCGCATTGCATGGCAAGTGGCAGCTGGGCTCTTCTACAGTAATGACACGAAGTAGAACAAATGGAAAAACATGA
- the LOC108987596 gene encoding bifunctional aspartate aminotransferase and glutamate/aspartate-prephenate aminotransferase-like gives MALSLQSSSTIPPRLRFSGEFLGLNSSSEPTFRSLSFTSHLRSPSLTSFEGTRLVKSRVVSAVVKEQIGLDPMELDISLSSRVNSVKPSKTVAITDQATALLQAGVPVIRLAAGEPDFDTPAPIAEAGINAIREGYTRYTPNAGNMDLRQAICHKLKEENGISYTPDQVLVSNGAKQSIHQALLAVCSPGDEVIIPAPFWVSYPEMARLADATPVILPTSLSENFLLDPKLLESKLTEKSRLLILCSPSNPTGSVYPKRLLEEIAQVVAKHPRLLVLSDEIYEHIIYAPATHTSFASLPGMWERTLTVNGFSKAFAMTGWRLGYLAGPKHFVAACGKIQSQFTSGASSISQKAAVAALGMGYAGGEAVSTMVKAFMERRDFLVKSFGELEGVKISEPQGAFYLFLDFSFYYGTDARGFGKIENSESLCRYLLDKGQVALVPGSAFGDDSCIRISYAESLTTLEAAVERIKKAIISLRPAVPV, from the exons ATGGCTCTGTCGCTACAGAGCTCATCCACCATTCCACCACGTCTCCGTTTCAGTGGCGAATTCCTCGGACTCAACTCCAGTTCGGAGCCCACTTTCAGATCCCTGTCTTTCACCTCTCATCTCCGCTCCCCGTCTCTCAC GTCTTTTGAGGGTACGAGACTGGTGAAATCCCGCGTAGTAAGTGCGGTTGTGAAGGAGCAAATTGGGCTTGACCCGATGGAGCTTGATATCTCTCTTAGCTCCAGAGTGAATTCTGTGAAGCCTTCAAAAACAGTGGCCATAACGGACCAGGCCACTGCTCTCTTACAAGCTGGCGTACCTGTCATTCGGTTAGCCGCCGGAGAACCCGATTTCGATACCCCAGCTCCCATAGCTGAG GCGGGGATAAATGCGATTCGAGAGGGTTACACGAGATATACTCCGAATGCGGGGAATATGGATCTTCGCCAAGCAATCTGTCACAAGTTGAAGG AGGAGAATGGGATCTCTTACACTCCTGATCAGGTTTTGGTCAGCAACGGGGCCAAGCAGAGCATTCATCAAGCATTGCTTGCAGTTTGTTCCCCCGGAGATGAG GTTATAATTCCAGCTCCATTTTGGGTTAGTTACCCGGAAATGGCAAGGTTGGCTGATGCAACACCTGTGATTCTTCCGACAAGCCTCTCcgaaaattttcttttggatcCAAAGCTCCTTGAATCCAAACTCACCGAAAAGTCGAGACTGCTGATTCTTTGCTCTCCATCCAACCCAACAGGATCTGTTTACCCCAAGAGATTGCTTGAAGAGATTGCTCAAGTTGTGGCAAAGCATCCCCGGCTTCTG GTGCTGTCTGATGAAATATATGAACACATAATCTATGCTCCAGCAACTCATACAAGCTTTGCTTCCTTGCCTGGCATGTGGGAGAGGACTCTGACAGTCAATGGATTTTCGAAG GCCTTTGCAATGACTGGTTGGCGACTTGGATATCTTGCTGGTCCAAAACACTTTGTTGCCGCATGTGGAAAGATCCAGAGTCAg TTCACTTCAGGCGCTAGTAGTATCTCACAGAAAGCGGCAGTAGCAGCACTAGGAATGGGTTATGCCGGTGGGGAAGCTGTTTCTACCATGGTAAAAGCATTCATGGAGAGGCGGGATTTCTTGGTTAAAAGCTTTGGGGAACTGGAGGGTGTCAAGATATCAGAACCCCAG GGAGCTTTCTATCTCTTCCTTGATTTCAGCTTTTACTATGGGACTGATGCCAGAGGATTTGGTAAAATTGAGAATTCTGAGTCGCTCTGCCGATACCTACTGGATAAGGGTCAG GTTGCGCTAGTGCCCGGGAGTGCATTCGGGGATGACAGCTGCATCCGCATCTCTTATGCAGAATCCCTCACAACCCTCGAGGCTGCTGTGGAGAGAATTAAGAAAGCCATTATCTCGCTCAGGCCTGCTGTCCCGGTTTGA
- the LOC108987597 gene encoding protein NEN4-like, with protein MINKNLETKKRKKTGSSAKKKLEMETSTSGREGKAEIVFFDMETTVPNRGWKRFWVLEFGAIVVCPQKLVEIESYSTLVRPKDLSVVSLKSGRCDGITRKVVANAPDFEDVADKIFSILNGRVWAGHNIRRFDCIRIKEAFAEIGKPAPQPAGMIDSLGVLTDKFGRRAGNMKMETLAAYFGLGQQKHRSLDDVRMNLEVLKHCATVLFLESSLPSALHGKWQLGSSTVMTRSRTNGKT; from the exons ATGATCAACAAAAACCTGgaaacgaaaaaaagaaaaaaaacaggaAGTAGTGCAAAAAAGAAACTTGAAATGGAGACCTCTACGTCAGGCAGAGAAGGTAAAGCAGAGATTGTGTTCTTCGACATGGAAACAACAGTACCCAACAGAGGTTGGAAACGGTTCTGGGTGTTGGAGTTTGGAGCAATCGTGGTTTGCCCGCAGAAACTTGTTGAAATAGAGAGCTATAGCACGCTCGTGAGACCCAAGGATTTGTCAGTGGTGTCATTGAAGTCCGGACGATGTGATGGAATAACTAGGAAAGTTGTTGCAAATGCACCGGATTTTGAAGATGTTGCAGACAAGATATTCAGTATTCTGAATGGCAGGGTGTGGGCAGGCCACAACATTCGAAGATTTGACTGCATTCGTATTAAGGAGGCCTTTGCTGAGATTGGAAAGCCTGCACCACAACCGGCGGGGATGATTGATTCTTTAGGGGTCTTAACCGACAAGTTTGGCAGAAGAGCTGGAAATATGAAG ATGGAAACATTGGCTGCTTACTTTGGGCTTGGGCAGCAAAAGCACAG GAGCCTGGACGATGTTCGGATGAACTTGGAAGTCCTCAAGCATTGTGCAACAGTGCTATTCTTG GAATCGAGTCTCCCAAGCGCATTGCATGGCAAGTGGCAGCTGGGCTCTTCTACAGTAATGACACGAAGTAGAACAAATGGAAAAACATGA